Sequence from the Hoplias malabaricus isolate fHopMal1 chromosome 10, fHopMal1.hap1, whole genome shotgun sequence genome:
TAATTAAATGCCAAACTATTTAAATTAtgtcaaataatttaaatttcaaaGAATATTCAAACAATAGTTTCCCCCAAGACAAATATGATTTTATAATGAATTACATAAAAGTTGTGCATATTGAATATTATTGGATTCATTGGCAAATACAAATACTAAGCCTTCTCCAGTTCTCTGTGGCACTACTGTCTATAGGTGGAATTGGAAATAACACTAACCAAATCACCCACAATGCTAATGTACTACATCCTACTGGAATGGCAGTGTGTATTATATGAATGTTACAAAACATTATAGtgtgtgaattaaaaaatatatatttattggcTGATTGAGACAAATGAGAATCACCTCTGCTAttcaaaaacaacagaaaatgcAGAGAAACACGTACCTCACAGCTCTGCCACCTGTTGGGAATGTTGGGGCGTAACTTCTGCTCACACACCACTTTTCTCATTTCCTCCACCGAGGGATCTGATTGCACCAAGTCATAATATGGCAGCTGGTAGTCTTCATGAATGCCTGAGGAAAACATGTGTTAcgtcaaaacaacaacaaaaaaaaatcatacctATTTAACACATGCTGGTCACAAGTGCACTTAGGCTTAAGAAAAAACCCTACAACATCTAAATGTGTCAGTGCTTTACATTTATTCCATATATGATGCAATGTTAAAATAGATAACAACAGAAATGTGCATAAACATTCCCATATCTACTGTACTCACTTTGCTTAACACGCAATTCAATCCATACAGAAATGGATAGATCAAAGGTACACAGGAGGAACATAATCTGCCTAATATACCACCAAACTAATGCAGTAAAATTAAAATGGACTGATTTTAGCTGAGGTACCTCCAATAGAGCATCTGCTTGCAATTTCCCAGAACACCAAGCCCATGGCGTAGATATCTGCtctcttgaatgactcaaaatGTTTCATATTTATTGAATCATCAAGTACCTCTGGGGCCATATACCTGTTGGGAAACAGTTGGGAAAAACTAactgaaacagaaaacacaaatgtTGCTTATCAGATTTAAATGCTGCACTTATGATTATGGAAATGTGGCAAACATctgattcagaaataaatgtgccCTTGGGGTCACCTTAagctcattttaaaataaaaataaataaataattaaaaaatgtggaaACTCATTTGGCTCTGCTGCTGTTCAGAAAAGTAGAAGAATTGGCAGAACCGTGATTGattgtgtgttttcctgtgCACATTGTACCGTCAAGTATAATTAGTTCTGAAtctaattaaaaacaacagGGTAAAAACAATATGCTTTTTTGCAAATGCCTGTAAACAAACAATCTCTGTTCCACAGTCCATGAGTCAGAGAGACGAAGCCTTTCGGAAGCAAATCTTGAGAGTAGATTGCACTTGAGAGTATGAGTGCTCTGTTCCAGTGGCACTGGGGGTGGGAGTGTAAGGAAAAGAGATAACAGCTAGGCTCTACTGCCATTCCTCTGTGGTCTTTCACAGGAAGGAATGGTGTTAGCTGTCCTAATCTCCCCAGTTATTCAGAGGAGGGTAAAGTCAGAGCCCACAGCCTGATTAATCCGAACAGACTCCAGGGCCTGGCAAGGTGCAGCGTGGGACCTAAGCCCAGGCAGTGGCGGGATATCCCATGATGCCTAAGCCCTGCAGGGAAATGATGGGGCACTGCCAGACTCCTTTGAGGCCTCTCAGAGACTAATCACAGCATCATCTTGATATGAACTGAGAACTGCTCTGCATTTCACAGCATTTAAGTAAGCCTTCTGTACCCTCCTTACAAAGGGGAGAGTGGGGCtcgacaataattcaatatcaatatatatcgcaatatataatgtttcaataacaatatgatttttaaacacacattcaatatttcaatataaattatttacaacattacAGGGTGATGTCCAGTTCACTGCCctcaagtaaaataaaaaattagtttaaatatattaatattgacaaagccaagaggtttctCGATATTACGTTGATGTCATGTAGCTTGTTTGTTGTGGGCagcctcctcccagtctgtcggtttcctcccacagtccaaaacacatgtttttggtaggtgaattggctgtgTTCAAGGTGCATTTTTGTGAGTGTTTAAGGAAAAACatgagtgtgtaatgccctgtgatagatcacgccctgtccagggtgtgtttctgcttagCACTTAATGGTTCTGGGAAgacactcttaaaaacaaataattccTTTACATATTTAGTATTAAAAAGTTCAAAATATTCTCCACCTTCACCAGTGGGGCCTCAGCTCAGAGATGGCCAGTCCACAGTGCGGATAACAACAGCAGCATATATCTTCTTCTTCTCAGTAGTGTGTTTGGGGTTGTCTTGCTAAAACATGTCTTATTTTAGTACAAATTGTTCGTATTTATTTGTACTCATGTTTCAATATTCATCTTTCAAAAACAAGTGACCAGCTTCCCACGTTGTTGCACAGCCTTAAACTCCATGTTCCACCATGTTCCACTGAGTGTCTTTCAGTGCTTGATCAATATTCACAGTGATGAACAGCACAATGATGCATTTTAACATCTTTACAATGTTTTACAATGGCTTTCTTCAGAAAGCAGCTTGAAGATGTAAAATAAATGAGTGCCCTGAGGTCTGGCCATAACCTTGGCACACACTGGAGCTGCAGATTCAACAACTGGGCAAGAGAGTTCTTTTGGCTTCTTTCAGGGGTCACCAAGGGCCTCCCACGGCTTCGTTATTTCAGAGTCAGGCCATTACAGCAAAACAGGAGGCAAGATAAAAGGCCGGGACCTGGCCGCGTGTCTCAAACTGCAACTCCTGACCCTAGCACTGTCCACTGCTTTGCCAATGCCCAAGACACACTAAACCATCTAACAATGATGGAATTAAGTCATTTTGATTATTTGCTCCCACGGGTTCATCCGCACAAGGACTTTCAAAATAACTAAAGGAACAGAAACAGATAAGGAGCATACACTGATTAAAATCTTCAGCTGCAGCTCTGCTGCTAAACTTTTGGTGGTGAAACCATGCTGAAAAAATCCTTTCATTGAAAAGgtgaaaaataattatattttcagCTCTGTGTGAGCAGTCAGGTGTATATacgcatgagtgtgtgtgagtgtgagtctcTCGCGCTGGCCTCTGCAGTGGAGAGAAGGCGTATTTGTATGAGCTGTGGGTTTCCGTGTGGTGACTCACACACATTGGCTGCTGTAGCTATTTCACTCCAGCCTGGATCAGACGGACGATGGCCTGGAGCTCAAGCTGTACTATAACTCATTCATTAACTACTGCTTTGAAAGCAATTGAAAACCACTGAGAGTAAGAATGGCTTCACAGAGGGGTAAAGAGGTGTGTTTGAACCACATTAGCTACACCAGAGGTGTCCAGTTCCAGGCCTGGAGTCCAGTACACTTTGGTAATTTCCCCACTCAAACACTCTTGGAGTAAAGGGTCAATCAGGTGTTTGAGAAGGGAAATCACCACAGTGTGCTGGTCTGTACTtcaaatttaaatgtatatatatatatatatatatattactctcACATAAATTCAATATATATTACATCAACACAATTACTGACAGAACTAGGCAAATGGGCAAAGGAGTTGGTGTAGTACATGTTATGTGTGGAAATTATATACACATCCGAATAAAGCCCTGCTTCTCAGTCCTGGTCCTATTCATTTATTATAGATTCTTTTGCTCCTGATCTCACCTGATGCAACTAATGAGCTAATTAACAGCCCTTTCTGAAGTAGAACTGGGTGTGATGGAGCAAAGAGAAAACCACAAGATGCAGGGCAGTGGCCCACAAGGACCAGGATTGAGTTCCTAATTTTAATGGATCCCTTTTTCAGTGTTGGCTTTGGTCACCACAAATACAACCCGCACAGGGGATGAAGGAAATAAAGGATGGCAGTAAGTGTGTCCGAAGACCTTAGGAACACTCATATTACCTCTTGGTGCCCACTCGGTGGTTGGGGGCAATATCAATAGTGTCCGTGGCCGAGTCGTGGCGCACAGCCAAGCCAAGGTCTGCGATGCAGCAAGTGCCATTCTTCTTAACCAAGATGTTCTTAGATTTCAGATCCCTATGTGCGATAGCCGGCTTGCCTGGAAGCACAAAGGAAGGTGGGATATTAGATAGAGGTTTAAGGTGACaatatattaggtgtacaaatatgttttattgtaattcaatattaaattattctcctgctctttttatGGCACCTTGTTTTGgagtattaaaaatgacctaAAAAATAAGCattaatattctacattcacacTCACTAATGTTGAATCTATAGACCAATAcataaaccaattataaatcatataaatcatctaaaccaaaactcacacattcaagaTTTGGATACGATATTAtctccaagaacagaacaaatcaatgcacatgcttttgaaGCACTTATTACTTGATGGAACTCAGTGATGAATAAATTCATCTTGCTTGCCATTTTCAGCTAATTTTCTAAccatttttgttgaataatatgacaactgttatttttaatactatacTAACAgctaccataaaatgacaaaagaaatgCGGTTAtatgttattaaaaataacattttaaaccgTATTTGTAAAGCTACCTCTAAAAATCATGATATTCTGTTATTATAGATTTATTGTATATATAGAAATCATGGTATTATTATATAGAAATCATGATATCTATTATTAGATATCAGTAACTATTGATAATATTTATATGGATTTCATGACGCTATGCTTTAAGTCTGAGTTGTATTTTAAACCCTGAAGGCAGaatataaaataagtaaaaacaaagatgtaaattaaaatatacattcgGAGGACACTTTTCATTGGCATGTTCATTCAACAGTCAACAAGCCGGTATAAAGAATATGAACTATTTAAGACACAAAAAGACTACAGAGTACCTTTAGTATCTTTGTTGCTAAATACAGGATTGAAGATTAAAACTAATTGTCATTACCCCAAATACACAATATTGTTGTTGAAAGTGGATTACAGATGTGAAAAGAAACTAAGGAAGCAAGCCTAAATCAACAGGTAGAAGCAAAAGCTTGTCAGTTTCATGGCTGTGCTATATGAAATGTTAACAGTAAAGCTGCATCATGGTGAGTGGAAATAGACAGGAAGGCCTTGAGGAGCGGAGAGAAAGCGTGAGGGCTAGACTGACTCTAGTGGTGCACTGCAGCTACTGGGCGTGCTGCGAGGAACTACGGAGATTTACAACACCTTCACATACAGGAGACAGAGAATCCAGCCTCggatcacacatacacacacaaacattcaataAATTGgacatgcaacacacacacacactgcgaccctgaggAGGCATTCGTAGTGTCAGTATGAGCTAAATAAATGGTTTCATTATTGCTGGCAGACTTGCCAACACTCCTTCCTGGTCcagcacagagtgtgtgtgaatggaacAGTCTGCAGTCACACCAGGAAAACATGCAACACAGTCTAACAGGAACAGCATGGCAATCATCTTCacctaaaattattttaatgctCCCTGCCCTAGCGTGACATATTTGCTTGAGGAAATGAAATAATATGTCTAAaggaaacatgtttttttttcttttttgtggataaaatgaatGGCTTGGCAGAACTGTTGCGCAACAATTAGTGTTGTGAGTTCAATCTccgccttgggtcactgtcagtgagaagtgtggtgtgttttccctgtgtgtgtgtgggtttcttcccggTGCTCTGTATTCTTCCCAGAATTTGTAGAATAAAAACGcatgctggtaggtgaattggctattGAAACATGTCCATCGGcattggtgtgtgagtgaatgtgtgagtatgcaATGGACCAGCGCCTGCCTTGTGCCCACCAGGACCTTGAAGaggatgaagcggttacagaaaatgaatgaattaatgattggCATCTCAGTGTGCCCTATAGAAAGTGGTCTTTTAAAGCCTCGTTGTTCTCCAACCCTGCAGTGTTACAGAACATTACGTCTCAATTTAACGGTTATGAGGAAGACataccaaacaaaaataaagaaaattaatgTATTGATGTAATGCTTGTAAACAGTAAATGGTAAATATTCTAGACCAATCTCTCTGGCCCAGAATAAAGAAGTCCCTCAGTCACATCTTAGCAAATAGTCCATTACAAGCATGTCTCACATATGTTTCTCAAGACTTCCTGTTATTAAAGTATTGCTGAAGAAATGGGGCCTTTTCCCCATAATGATGGTCATGCTCTCAGTTCTAGAGAAAGCATGCTGTCTGGCTGAGGATGAAGCAGCAGTTCAACAGTGGAGAACCGCTTAATTAACATCTGTTaagcattcacacacagacagtgccCTACAAAGATCAGACCGGGACTCATAGTAAAAGAGTCAGGAGCCAAAACGTTGCTTTAGTCTTGCCCTGTTCTATTACCAAAGAGGAAATTTCACTTGTAAGTGTAATGGGTTCCTTACAATATCTGTAACTACATCTACGGTGGACAGTAAGACAGTATGATAGTTTCCATGATAAACTGCCACAAGAAAAGGTTATGCACATATTGTACAAGGGCACTGTAACTACTTGCAAGGCAAATATGTAtatacataaaaacaacaacactgtaCCCATAGTCTTTCACAGTATTTAAATTTGCCTGGGTACTGGGTCTTCTCAAACCTCATAAATATTGAGATACATACTCAGCACTGTAAAAACACCTTCAAATGTCATAATATCTGTATCACATCATCTACCATTTGCTGGATTTTACTTTAGAATAAAAAGGCCAGATTTAGACAGGTTAGAttagtttcctctgggtgctctggttttcctccaaaaacacacattggtagatggattgcgtccataggtgtgagtgtgtgagtgaatgtgtaagtgtatgtagccctgtgaaggactggtgccccctccagggtgtgttcctgtcttgcgcccagtgattccgggtaggctccggacccaccgtgaccctgaactgaacaagcgcttacagataatgaatgaatgcatgaataaatgaacgaGGATTAAAAGCAGAACGTGGAAAGTGTTGATTGCCCGATTGCATTGGGTCCCTAAAACTAGACTGGGGAGTGAGACATTAGGTAGTACAGCAAACCTCAAGTTTACACACACCCAGGAACCATTTTCTAATTCAAAAATATGGCCATTCCAGCCTGTATTTGTTTGAATTCCTGTTTTGACTGGATGAGATTTTCTTCTGTTCTCTAGATTGAATGGTAAAAGTTATTACTCTTTTAGAAAATAAGCAAGTATTTAAGCATACCAAgtcattattaatgttttatggATCTAAGACATTATTTTGCCACAATATTTCTAATAGTAGAGAAAATGAGTAATGAGTAATAGGGGATGTTTCAGGACCTGTTCCTTTTCAACTGGATGAATGAGCTAGACTTGAGCTCCTTGCCAAGTTTGGACATGTATGGATAAAGTCCTGTTTAATTTCACTGAACATATGTAAGTTGTTTGGAAATCTATGACGCTGAACTTGTGGTGCCACAAAATCAACACAATCCccacacaaagaaacaaaaaacacattacagGGGATGAATGTCCAAGAGTTGTTGTATGTGctttaaaaagataaaaaaaacaattatgaaacaaaaagcAGAATTGGAGCAGAATGTGCACGTTACAATCAGAATCATCAGAACTTTGATGTTATTTTGAATTTTGACtatattcaaatattattttacttaaaaaatatttttaattgttaattTCTTAATGTCACTACAGCTGTGCTGCATCTATTTCATTTGTTGTGATTTGGCTTGCTGTGTTCTCGGAAACAACATTTCTTTATTCCTTTTTTCCGCTGTTCTGcagacaacaacagcaacagctTCAGCTGTGGAGGAAATACAGCAGACAGGTGTTGACCCCTTACCTTGTGTTCCTACGATCTCCATGTGCAGGTGGGCCAGGCCGCTGGCCGTGGACAGAGACAGTTTGATCATGCCTTCCACTGTAACAGTGTATCTGTTCAGGTAATCAAACAGAGAGCCATGCTCGTGGTAGTCCGACACCAGCCACAGCTGGGTCCAAGTCCCATTATCTGAAAGAgtgaaaaagacacagagaaagacagtgagagataGATTGATTAATGGACAGAGTAAATAACAGCCCTGCTCACGGCCATGGAACTCCAGATGGCTAGTGTGATCTCAAAGCAGCTGGGCTGACTCCTAACAGAGCCCTGGTCTTCCATAAACACACTTATTCTCCACCACATACACACTTTCACTCCTCCCCACACTCTACAAACTTCCAAACAAATCGCAAATACAATAACTGCCAAGTCTCTCTGTAAACACTGCTCTCTGCTTATTGCAAAAGCTTTTCTGTTCCAGGCTCCGACTACCCACACCCCACCCTCTCCCCCTAGCTCCCATTACGCAAAACTACAAGGGACGTCGATAAACTTTCCAGGTAAACTCTTTCGCAAACTCAGGGCTGAACCGTGAGAGCCAAAAAACTTTCAAATGCCTCTTCTTGCTCAATTAACTCTGTCAGAAGCTAAACAAAAGCTATAACCAGTGTTCTACAGCCGGAGCTCTGGGAATGATTAAGACAAAGTGGAGgcaaaacaaaatgcaaaataGATTTGTGTGATTCAAGGCTCACAACGGGGAGCCTACAGCACTTTCAGAAGTGACTCCTTTCAAAATTTCCAAAAAATTCTGTCTAGAGCCAACCAGATCAAGGTTTTTATCAAAGCAGCACCATGAGCACAGCTCCCATCAAAGGTCATCTTTGATTTTTGCTATGACAGCATCATTATCAAAAGACCTTTGGTCTGGCCAGGGGCTTTAGTCACTCTGATAAAAACTGAAGGCTCTTTCAGCTCTGTAAAGTCCCAGGTTGGGTGGGGGTGGTTGTGGGCGCCCGAACATGGGGCTGACCTTTGTTGTCGGCAGCAATGAAGCCCAGGATGTTCTCATGGCGCAGCATGACAGTTTGGTAGATTTCAGCCTCGCGGAACCAGGAGCGCTCCTCCCGAGAGGAGAAGATCTTCACTGCTACCTCTTCTCCTCTCCACTTCCCACGCCACACCTCCCCAAAGCGACCCTTCCCTATGCTCTCCTGTAGGATTATGGTCCTGGCAATGGTCCTCTGCACCAGCAAGGGAAggcctgagagacagagagacagagagagagagagagagagagagagagagagagagcgttagagagacatttttaaaatttagatACCATATCTGTGTTTAACCCAAAACTGTAAACTTGATAACTGCCAAACTGTAAACCAACTCATAAGACTTTATTCCAAAGTTCACTTTCTGTTTCCTTCAGTGATGTGAATGGGAAAGATCTTAAATTTCATCACACCTTGCAATGTCTCAAGAATAAACATGCCTATATTCCACATAAACTCCATATTATACAGTTCAAAACACAGACTTAATCAACACCTACTTATCACGGCTTTTCTATTTCAGTGTAGACAAGGATATTTTTGATTATGATCTAAGTTTGCAAACATTTTCGTGTTTGCAGACTTGTTTTGTGAATGCAAAAAACCcataaaaaacattgtttttatttactgcctTGGTTTTGTCTTTGACATTGAAACTAAGGGCAGTTTTGAACCTGCTGATGTGTTGAAGCGAATGGAAATGCATTTCATTACTTAActgcataaataataataaaatagataaataaaatgataataacTGTCTTACAAGGGTTAAGAAACTAGCTCTGACAGCCATTAAAATTGAAATAATGTGTGGATAAAGTGTCCTATTCCTGTCTTCAGATAATGAGATCTTAAGAGTAAAACCGACAATGGGAACGTTTGCTCTGATGGTCACAAGAAGAAGCGAATGAAAAAGTGATTGTATCAGTTCTATTAGCCATGTGCAGCAGAAGCACGAGTCTCATTCCATTTGCTGCTGCAGAACCAACAGCCAGAG
This genomic interval carries:
- the tgfbr1b gene encoding TGF-beta receptor type-1b, which codes for MDAIPCCLLFLVLFFGTRIHESEALQCYCLRCPNSTCTTDGLCYVSVTRTAGSTTQQSWCINESELIPRDRPFICAPSTKDDTGIYPMCCNHDWCNKNPDPSVFPVPTVKPPPLGPVALAAIIAGPVCVLCFVLVTIFYICHSRSVIHHRVPNEEDPSMDHPFLAVGTTLKDLIYDMTTSGSGSGLPLLVQRTIARTIILQESIGKGRFGEVWRGKWRGEEVAVKIFSSREERSWFREAEIYQTVMLRHENILGFIAADNKDNGTWTQLWLVSDYHEHGSLFDYLNRYTVTVEGMIKLSLSTASGLAHLHMEIVGTQGKPAIAHRDLKSKNILVKKNGTCCIADLGLAVRHDSATDTIDIAPNHRVGTKRYMAPEVLDDSINMKHFESFKRADIYAMGLVFWEIASRCSIGGIHEDYQLPYYDLVQSDPSVEEMRKVVCEQKLRPNIPNRWQSCEALRVMAKIMRECWYANGAARLTALRIKKTLSQLSQQEGIKM